One genomic window of Methanosalsum zhilinae DSM 4017 includes the following:
- a CDS encoding ribulose-bisphosphate carboxylase, with protein sequence MNSIDDLVQSLNSKQQAYVNLNLEDPENGEYLLGVFHLIPGGKMNILQAASEVAAESSTGTNFKVNTETAFSRTMNALVYKLDLDKNLVWIAYPWRLFDRGGNVQNILTYIVGNILGMKEISALKLLDVWFPPAMLEQYDGPSYTLDYMRQYLGVYDRPILGTIVKPKMGLTSAEYAEVCYDFWTGGGDFVKNDEPQANQDFCPYEKMVMHVKEAMDKAVRETGQKKVHSFNVSAADFDIMIQRCEMIRNAGFEPGSYAFLIDGITAGWMAVQTLRRRYPDVFIHYHRAGHGGFTRPENPIGFSVLVLSKFARLAGASGIHTGTAGVGKMKGTPEEDVVAAHGILYFKSKGHFFEQIWTKIMESDKDAVNIVNEDMSRHIILEDDSWRGVKKCCPIVSGGLNPVRLKPFIDVMGNVDFITTMGSGVHSHPEGTKAGAKALVQACDAYLKGIDIEEYAKDHNELAQSLEYFSKAKEGV encoded by the coding sequence ATGAATTCCATTGATGATCTTGTACAATCACTTAATTCCAAACAGCAGGCTTATGTAAATCTGAATCTTGAGGATCCGGAAAATGGTGAATACCTTCTTGGAGTATTCCATCTGATACCCGGTGGTAAAATGAATATACTCCAGGCAGCTTCAGAGGTTGCAGCAGAATCGTCCACAGGGACAAATTTTAAGGTAAATACTGAAACCGCCTTTTCCAGGACCATGAATGCTCTGGTCTATAAACTTGACCTGGATAAAAATCTGGTCTGGATAGCTTACCCATGGAGACTTTTTGACAGAGGAGGGAATGTACAGAATATTCTCACATACATAGTTGGAAATATTCTGGGAATGAAGGAGATCAGTGCACTAAAACTACTTGACGTCTGGTTCCCGCCTGCTATGCTTGAGCAGTACGATGGTCCAAGCTATACTCTCGATTATATGAGACAATATCTAGGAGTTTATGACAGACCTATACTTGGTACCATTGTCAAGCCAAAGATGGGGCTGACATCTGCAGAATATGCAGAGGTATGCTATGATTTCTGGACAGGCGGCGGAGATTTTGTCAAGAATGATGAACCCCAGGCAAACCAGGATTTCTGCCCCTACGAAAAGATGGTCATGCATGTAAAAGAGGCCATGGATAAGGCAGTCAGGGAAACAGGACAAAAAAAGGTACATTCTTTCAATGTTTCAGCTGCTGATTTTGATATAATGATCCAGAGATGTGAGATGATCAGGAATGCAGGATTTGAACCTGGTAGTTATGCATTTCTTATTGACGGGATAACAGCAGGCTGGATGGCGGTGCAAACCCTGAGAAGGCGCTATCCTGACGTATTTATTCATTATCACAGGGCAGGACACGGAGGATTCACACGACCCGAGAACCCTATTGGATTTTCAGTACTGGTACTATCCAAATTTGCACGTCTTGCAGGTGCATCAGGAATTCATACAGGAACCGCAGGTGTTGGAAAGATGAAAGGGACCCCTGAAGAAGATGTTGTTGCAGCACACGGAATTCTTTACTTTAAATCCAAAGGTCATTTCTTTGAACAGATTTGGACCAAGATTATGGAATCTGATAAAGATGCTGTAAATATTGTCAACGAGGACATGTCCCGTCATATTATACTGGAAGATGACAGCTGGAGAGGGGTAAAGAAATGCTGTCCTATAGTCTCTGGTGGTCTCAATCCTGTCAGACTCAAACCCTTTATAGATGTGATGGGAAATGTGGATTTCATAACTACAATGGGCTCAGGTGTACATTCACATCCTGAAGGAACAAAGGCTGGAGCAAAAGCACTGGTACAGGCCTGTGATGCGTATCTCAAAGGTATCGACATTGAAGAGTATGCTAAGGATCATAATGAACTGGCCCAATCCCTTGAATATTTCTCAAAGGCAAAAGAAGGGGTTTGA
- a CDS encoding Cdc6/Cdc18 family protein has product MAKKSRGKIFKDPDYSNTASVSASLNEMMYLDQQITQVYSRLSGLIDRGTIEEDIVIYGPAGTGKTTLARLAVEQLIMESRDCQINVSSYYINCERSRTKLEILKELIDTFEKEQGISGEKIDEFIDSHEKRLIKLFSQFHGHVILILDELEESDLIYYFMKLMEPFSNITVIGIINNIYFENINNIKPIILLPYDKKQLTDIATAKAEKLFQPGSYDNEIIQLCLKHDDAGEIIDLLLTSARIAENKNDEMIRPEHVCRAEKLLEQNVAIKSAENLSLHKKLILLSIFYSEQMYDEVRTSQINNIYYRLCMQMNESCRSLRFVSETLAQLYRLDIIDMKKKTSSRDQYIPYDIRIIAPKEVLEALLNDRDFRALKEMFDLEFS; this is encoded by the coding sequence GTGGCCAAAAAGAGCAGAGGAAAAATATTCAAAGATCCAGATTATTCTAATACTGCCTCTGTGTCGGCATCACTTAATGAGATGATGTACCTTGACCAGCAGATTACACAGGTATACAGCAGGTTGTCAGGTCTTATTGACAGGGGAACCATAGAAGAAGATATAGTTATCTATGGACCTGCAGGTACAGGCAAAACAACACTGGCCAGGCTAGCTGTAGAGCAATTGATCATGGAATCCAGAGACTGCCAGATAAATGTAAGTTCATATTATATTAACTGTGAACGCAGTCGGACCAAACTTGAGATCCTGAAAGAACTGATCGATACATTCGAAAAAGAGCAGGGGATCTCTGGCGAGAAAATCGATGAGTTCATTGATAGCCATGAGAAAAGACTGATAAAGCTTTTCAGCCAATTTCATGGACATGTCATTTTAATCCTGGATGAACTGGAAGAATCAGATCTTATCTACTATTTTATGAAATTGATGGAACCATTCTCAAACATTACAGTAATTGGAATTATCAATAACATATACTTTGAGAATATTAATAATATAAAACCAATCATATTGTTACCCTATGATAAAAAGCAGCTGACTGATATTGCAACTGCAAAAGCTGAAAAATTATTCCAGCCAGGGTCGTACGATAATGAAATAATTCAATTATGCCTCAAACATGATGATGCAGGAGAGATCATTGATCTGCTCCTTACCTCAGCCAGGATAGCGGAGAATAAAAATGATGAAATGATCAGGCCTGAGCATGTCTGTAGGGCTGAGAAATTACTTGAACAGAATGTAGCGATCAAGTCTGCTGAAAATCTTTCACTCCACAAGAAGTTGATATTACTTTCAATATTTTACAGTGAACAGATGTATGATGAAGTACGGACATCACAGATCAACAATATTTACTACAGGTTATGCATGCAGATGAATGAAAGCTGCAGGTCACTGAGATTCGTCTCTGAAACACTTGCACAGCTATACAGACTGGATATAATAGATATGAAAAAGAAAACATCTTCCAGGGATCAGTATATTCCATATGATATCAGGATAATTGCTCCAAAAGAAGTACTCGAAGCCCTGCTAAATGACAGGGATTTTAGAGCACTAAAGGAGATGTTTGATCTGGAGTTCAGTTAA
- a CDS encoding geranylgeranyl reductase family protein yields MYDVIVVGAGPAGSTAARYTAMSGLRTMLIEKERFPRIKPCAGGVSRYALENLGIELPPSLIEKRIKGARVWYKNSYMESMNDEEVAVTVQRDRFDKFLADQASRAGANFLDNTPVKGIDIDSDCATVHTEQGSYCAKMIIGADGMNGVCARNVRSPYGKEEVAFSMEAEIPVNDDFLDDNLSSMVQFHFGDVPRGYGWVFPKKDRICVGIGEIGPDWNRPVDSYRRFLNKLGMDYVKPRGYMLPVGGHTRNTYNDRILLTGDSAGLVDAFLGEGIAYAIMSGKLAAETAACAHKSNNYSSYSLSTYHRRCQREFGSDLKYSLLLSRIFYKNPDIFASMLIRHPSLLDRFVLLATPDFNYGSYLKWLIPRLPFYVAKELISSKV; encoded by the coding sequence ATGTATGATGTTATTGTTGTAGGTGCAGGTCCTGCAGGATCAACTGCTGCCAGATATACTGCTATGTCAGGTCTGCGTACAATGCTGATCGAAAAAGAAAGATTTCCGAGAATCAAACCCTGTGCAGGTGGAGTGAGCCGGTATGCACTTGAAAATCTTGGTATTGAACTTCCTCCATCCCTGATCGAGAAAAGGATCAAAGGTGCAAGGGTATGGTACAAAAATTCATATATGGAATCAATGAATGACGAGGAGGTTGCAGTAACTGTTCAGAGGGACAGGTTTGATAAATTCCTTGCTGACCAGGCCAGCAGGGCAGGTGCAAATTTCTTGGATAATACTCCTGTAAAAGGTATTGATATTGATAGTGACTGTGCAACAGTGCACACTGAGCAGGGATCATACTGTGCGAAAATGATCATAGGTGCCGATGGTATGAATGGCGTATGTGCGCGAAATGTGCGTTCCCCTTACGGTAAGGAAGAAGTTGCATTTTCAATGGAAGCCGAAATTCCTGTAAATGATGACTTTCTGGACGATAATCTGTCCAGTATGGTACAGTTTCATTTTGGAGATGTTCCAAGGGGCTATGGCTGGGTGTTTCCAAAGAAAGACCGGATATGTGTCGGTATTGGTGAAATTGGCCCTGACTGGAACAGGCCTGTGGATTCTTACAGACGATTTCTCAATAAACTGGGCATGGACTATGTTAAACCCCGGGGGTACATGCTTCCGGTTGGTGGACATACCCGAAATACATACAATGACCGTATTCTACTGACTGGGGACTCAGCAGGACTTGTGGATGCCTTCCTTGGGGAGGGGATTGCCTATGCGATCATGTCAGGAAAACTGGCTGCAGAAACCGCAGCTTGTGCCCATAAATCTAATAACTACTCGTCTTACAGTCTATCAACTTATCACCGCAGATGCCAGAGGGAGTTTGGTTCTGATCTTAAATATTCACTCTTATTGTCCAGGATATTCTACAAAAATCCGGATATTTTTGCCTCAATGCTTATTCGGCACCCTTCTTTGCTGGACAGGTTTGTTCTGCTTGCAACTCCAGATTTCAATTATGGATCCTATTTGAAATGGCTTATTCCACGTCTTCCATTCTACGTAGCAAAAGAATTAATATCCTCAAAGGTTTAA
- a CDS encoding endonuclease III domain-containing protein: MDVEQIISDLRTLYPQNFFYLRHDPFYVLISTVLSHRTRDEITYRASSRLMDKFRSAQEMAEAEVSEIEELIKDVGFYRVKSRRVKEIAEILMYRYGGEVPDNCELLLELPGVGRKTANCVLLYAFSKETIAVDTHVHRISNRLGLVKSSTPDETEEKLKKILPRSSWKDINELFVQFGQNICRPVSPKCDICVLCNICPGLF, from the coding sequence ATGGACGTTGAGCAGATTATCTCGGACCTGAGAACACTTTATCCACAAAATTTCTTTTACCTGAGACATGATCCCTTTTATGTACTGATTTCCACTGTTCTCTCTCATCGAACACGTGACGAGATTACATACAGAGCATCCAGCAGACTGATGGATAAGTTCAGATCTGCACAGGAAATGGCAGAGGCAGAAGTTTCTGAAATTGAAGAGCTCATAAAGGATGTGGGCTTTTACCGGGTCAAGTCCAGGCGTGTAAAGGAAATTGCAGAGATACTTATGTATAGATATGGTGGTGAGGTTCCGGATAACTGTGAGTTACTGCTTGAGCTGCCCGGGGTTGGAAGGAAAACCGCAAACTGTGTTCTTCTATATGCATTCTCAAAGGAGACCATAGCTGTGGATACTCATGTACACAGGATATCAAACCGGCTTGGTCTTGTAAAATCATCCACACCTGATGAAACTGAGGAGAAGCTGAAGAAAATTTTACCCCGGAGTTCGTGGAAGGATATCAATGAACTGTTTGTACAGTTTGGACAGAATATATGCAGACCTGTATCTCCAAAATGTGATATATGTGTACTGTGTAATATCTGTCCCGGATTGTTCTGA
- a CDS encoding bifunctional 5,6,7,8-tetrahydromethanopterin hydro-lyase/3-hexulose-6-phosphate synthase, which yields MLLIGEALIGEGSELAHIDLMAGDKAGPVGQAFANGMTQLSAGHTPLLSVIRPNLLTKPTTLIVPKVTVKNMEQASQIFGPAQAAVAKAVADSVEEGVIPKDQAEDIVIVASVFIHPDASDYNRIYRYNYGATKLALKRAFDAFPDVDTVLHEKDRAAHAVMGFKVSRLWDPPYLQVALDNPNIDAILGVIRQLPKSDHLILEAGTPLIKRYGVDVISRIREVKPDSFIVADLKTLDTGNLEARMVADSTADAIVVSALAPVPTLNKAINEAHKTGIYAVMDTLNHPDPLSVLKQLDELPDVVELHRAIDVEDTEHAWGSIEEIKKLSPRILVAVAGGIRAHTIPAALKAGADILVVGRAITNAKDVRQAAENFIEGLNKPEIDQFRVMTDF from the coding sequence ATGTTATTGATAGGTGAAGCTTTAATTGGCGAGGGATCAGAACTCGCACACATTGACCTTATGGCAGGCGATAAAGCCGGCCCTGTGGGTCAGGCATTTGCAAACGGGATGACGCAACTATCGGCAGGACACACTCCTCTGCTATCGGTTATCCGTCCAAATCTCCTTACAAAACCGACAACACTTATTGTTCCAAAGGTTACTGTGAAGAACATGGAACAGGCCTCGCAGATATTTGGTCCTGCCCAGGCAGCGGTCGCCAAGGCGGTTGCAGACAGTGTTGAAGAAGGTGTCATTCCAAAGGACCAGGCTGAAGATATTGTAATTGTTGCAAGTGTTTTCATTCACCCAGACGCATCAGATTATAATCGCATTTACAGATATAACTACGGTGCAACAAAACTTGCATTGAAAAGGGCTTTTGATGCTTTCCCAGATGTTGATACTGTTCTGCATGAGAAGGACAGGGCAGCACATGCTGTCATGGGATTCAAGGTTTCCAGGCTGTGGGATCCTCCATACCTTCAGGTTGCACTGGATAACCCCAACATAGATGCAATTCTTGGTGTAATCAGGCAGCTTCCAAAGAGCGATCACCTTATACTGGAAGCAGGTACTCCTTTGATCAAGCGATATGGTGTTGATGTTATATCCAGAATAAGGGAAGTGAAACCAGATTCATTTATTGTTGCTGATCTTAAAACACTGGATACAGGTAATCTGGAAGCCCGCATGGTTGCAGACTCAACAGCTGACGCTATTGTAGTCTCTGCACTGGCTCCGGTTCCAACACTGAACAAGGCTATCAATGAAGCTCATAAGACCGGGATCTATGCAGTAATGGATACCCTCAATCACCCGGACCCTCTCTCTGTCCTGAAACAGCTTGATGAACTACCTGATGTTGTCGAACTGCACAGAGCAATTGATGTGGAGGATACAGAACATGCCTGGGGCAGTATTGAAGAGATCAAGAAATTGTCTCCTAGGATACTGGTTGCAGTTGCAGGCGGTATAAGAGCGCACACCATTCCTGCAGCACTGAAGGCAGGTGCTGATATTCTGGTTGTTGGAAGGGCAATTACCAATGCCAAGGATGTCCGGCAGGCTGCTGAAAATTTCATTGAAGGTCTGAATAAACCTGAAATAGATCAGTTCAGGGTAATGACAGACTTTTAA
- the tpiA gene encoding triose-phosphate isomerase, with amino-acid sequence MGSPLIVVNFKTYLEGTGERSVDIARACRDVAEDSGVDIAVAPQMCDIYRVASMVDIPVYSQHVDGIGAGSFTGHAFAPAIKEAGASGTLINHSENRLTLADIEAAIQASKAVGLKTIVCTNNIPTSAAAAALSPDYVAVEPPELIGSGIPVSEADPDVVKGSVEAVMNIDSGVSVLCGAGISKGKDLKAALDLGSKGVLLASGIVKSEDPRSAMEDLISLI; translated from the coding sequence ATGGGTTCACCACTGATTGTTGTAAATTTTAAAACTTATTTAGAAGGAACAGGAGAAAGGTCCGTGGATATTGCACGTGCCTGCAGAGACGTTGCAGAGGATTCTGGTGTGGATATAGCGGTTGCGCCCCAGATGTGTGATATATACCGGGTAGCATCCATGGTTGATATTCCGGTCTATTCCCAGCATGTAGATGGTATTGGGGCAGGAAGTTTTACAGGTCATGCTTTTGCTCCTGCTATCAAGGAAGCAGGTGCATCAGGAACACTGATTAATCATTCAGAAAATCGTCTCACTCTTGCAGACATTGAAGCTGCTATCCAGGCATCAAAGGCAGTAGGACTTAAGACGATTGTATGTACCAACAACATACCTACAAGTGCAGCCGCAGCAGCCCTGTCTCCAGATTATGTGGCAGTGGAGCCTCCTGAGCTGATAGGTAGCGGAATACCGGTATCTGAAGCTGATCCTGATGTGGTCAAGGGATCTGTGGAAGCTGTAATGAACATAGATTCTGGAGTAAGTGTACTGTGCGGTGCGGGAATCTCTAAAGGAAAGGATTTAAAGGCAGCTCTTGATCTTGGTTCCAAGGGTGTTTTACTGGCATCGGGCATTGTGAAATCAGAGGATCCCCGATCAGCCATGGAAGATCTGATAAGTCTGATCTAA
- a CDS encoding prephenate dehydrogenase has protein sequence MSCRELEVLIIGGTGEMGQWFAPFFNRNGFNVTVWGKSQRVDIAEKMGVRFAMDLDSAVARSDIVIISVPINITEKMIAETAPKMKSGSLLMDFTSLKVKPLEAMLSHAPPGVEVIGTHPMFGPSVSSLHGQIIILTPPTKRCRKWHPFIRSVFEENGAHIEIVDAGEHDLMVSVIQGLTHFAYIAIGTTFMQIDFDVARSRRFMSPVYEIMVDFVGRILDQNPYLYAMIQMENPEVLRVHEAFIEQCRHISDIVRRHDMEDFTQNMKAAATHFGDTSSAMRRSDKLINSKISEFDKIIDSLGKEKGFLHLYSNITHVGIVKKVTPREIILLRGKKEIKLKIENIRLLTDNELLEWKKENLQHFRRDISVLIPPGADPDIINTVISGIEGIIATNIIDTYTGLEDTDLLSVAYRITIQGDLDPGKVQNNIRELLEGLGCKLRS, from the coding sequence TTGAGTTGCAGGGAACTGGAAGTCCTAATCATTGGAGGTACCGGTGAAATGGGACAGTGGTTCGCTCCTTTTTTTAATAGAAATGGATTTAATGTTACGGTCTGGGGTAAGAGTCAAAGAGTCGACATTGCAGAAAAGATGGGAGTCAGATTTGCAATGGATCTGGATAGTGCTGTTGCAAGAAGTGATATTGTGATTATTTCAGTGCCGATCAATATAACAGAAAAGATGATAGCTGAAACGGCACCAAAAATGAAAAGCGGCAGTCTTCTTATGGATTTTACATCTCTTAAAGTAAAGCCACTGGAAGCAATGCTAAGCCATGCTCCGCCAGGTGTTGAAGTTATTGGAACACATCCCATGTTTGGACCATCAGTATCCAGTCTTCACGGACAGATAATAATATTAACACCACCCACTAAACGCTGCAGAAAATGGCACCCATTTATAAGATCGGTCTTTGAGGAAAATGGAGCCCATATTGAAATAGTTGATGCTGGAGAGCATGACCTGATGGTATCTGTTATTCAGGGACTGACCCATTTTGCATATATTGCAATTGGAACAACTTTCATGCAGATCGATTTTGATGTAGCCAGATCACGCAGGTTCATGAGCCCTGTTTATGAGATTATGGTAGATTTTGTTGGCAGAATACTTGATCAGAACCCTTATCTCTATGCAATGATACAGATGGAAAATCCAGAGGTACTGAGAGTACATGAAGCATTTATAGAACAATGTCGCCATATATCTGATATTGTACGCCGGCATGACATGGAAGACTTTACTCAAAATATGAAAGCTGCAGCTACCCATTTTGGAGATACCTCATCTGCAATGCGAAGGTCAGATAAGCTTATCAATTCAAAAATATCTGAATTTGATAAAATCATTGACTCACTTGGAAAAGAAAAAGGATTCTTGCACCTCTATTCCAATATAACACATGTGGGTATTGTAAAAAAAGTAACACCAAGAGAAATTATACTTTTAAGGGGCAAAAAAGAGATCAAGCTAAAAATAGAAAACATCAGGCTTCTGACAGACAATGAACTCCTTGAGTGGAAAAAGGAAAATCTTCAGCACTTCAGGAGGGATATTTCAGTACTGATACCTCCAGGTGCAGATCCTGATATAATAAATACTGTGATCTCTGGTATTGAAGGGATTATCGCAACCAATATCATCGATACTTATACCGGTCTTGAGGATACGGATCTGTTAAGCGTTGCATACAGAATTACCATTCAGGGAGACCTTGATCCCGGCAAAGTACAGAATAATATAAGGGAACTTCTGGAAGGTCTGGGATGTAAACTGAGAAGCTGA
- the aroE gene encoding shikimate dehydrogenase — protein sequence MKVFAVFGDPVKHSLSPMMHNAAMLELGFNGVYHAFQVKSSDLRDAIYGAKAMGFGGVNLTVPHKEKALEFIRPDPLAAKIGAVNTIDFREGITGYNTDGIGALRTLLDSGIDIRNASVLIVGAGGAARAISFQLASEGAHITIANRTQERALKLAEEVNEVGRAKGAGLEDLKNLIKEADILINTTTVGMYPAVDDTIATADMMHPDLTVFDIVYNPLETKLLKEAKKAGSNAINGVMMLVYQGAEAFEIWTDIRPPVNIMKQAVLEGLGR from the coding sequence ATGAAGGTATTTGCAGTCTTTGGAGATCCTGTTAAACACTCACTCTCACCCATGATGCACAATGCTGCAATGCTGGAACTTGGATTCAATGGAGTATACCATGCTTTCCAGGTAAAATCCAGTGATTTAAGGGATGCGATCTATGGTGCAAAGGCCATGGGGTTTGGAGGAGTAAATCTTACTGTACCACACAAAGAAAAAGCTCTGGAATTCATCAGGCCTGATCCCCTTGCAGCAAAAATCGGTGCAGTCAACACAATTGATTTCAGGGAAGGAATTACTGGCTACAATACAGATGGTATTGGCGCACTGCGAACACTCCTGGATTCAGGTATTGATATCAGAAATGCCAGTGTACTGATTGTAGGGGCAGGAGGAGCTGCAAGGGCCATCAGTTTCCAGCTGGCGTCTGAAGGTGCACATATCACTATAGCAAACCGTACACAGGAACGTGCACTAAAACTTGCAGAAGAAGTCAATGAAGTAGGCAGAGCCAAAGGTGCAGGACTGGAGGATCTCAAAAACCTGATCAAAGAAGCAGACATACTGATCAATACAACTACTGTAGGAATGTATCCTGCAGTTGATGATACGATCGCCACAGCAGATATGATGCATCCTGATCTTACAGTTTTTGATATTGTATACAACCCTCTTGAAACAAAACTGCTAAAAGAAGCAAAGAAAGCAGGCTCAAATGCTATTAATGGTGTCATGATGCTGGTGTACCAGGGAGCTGAGGCGTTTGAGATCTGGACAGATATCCGACCACCTGTGAATATAATGAAACAAGCAGTTCTTGAGGGGCTGGGACGTTGA
- the aroD gene encoding type I 3-dehydroquinate dehydratase has product MISIIGPDSSNFTAIVASVSDNAYEDSIRAKDMGADIIELRIDLIEDPIPDDLIELIRSIKLDTGLQCIATNRIHIDGGKWNSSEHKRIELLENVAPYVDAIDIELSTDKTVLSNAIEMTKDNNCTAIISYHNFSSTPDTARIEEIIDSAFSRGADIAKIAVTPVSKRDVLDLLQVTLNSQKPVCTISMGKIGKHTRVIAPFYGSVMTYGYVGTPTAPGQMRIDELRSTMELIL; this is encoded by the coding sequence ATGATATCCATAATAGGCCCCGATTCATCAAACTTTACTGCAATTGTTGCATCCGTTTCAGATAATGCATACGAGGATTCGATCAGAGCAAAGGATATGGGAGCTGATATTATAGAATTACGCATTGATCTGATAGAAGATCCCATACCTGATGATCTCATTGAGCTGATACGCAGTATCAAATTGGATACAGGACTGCAATGTATTGCAACCAATCGGATACACATTGATGGTGGTAAGTGGAATAGCAGTGAACATAAAAGAATTGAACTGCTTGAGAATGTGGCACCATATGTAGATGCAATCGATATTGAACTTTCAACTGATAAGACAGTCCTTTCCAATGCCATTGAAATGACAAAGGATAACAATTGTACAGCAATCATATCATATCATAACTTCAGTTCAACTCCTGATACAGCCAGAATAGAAGAGATTATTGACAGTGCATTTTCCAGAGGTGCGGACATTGCCAAGATCGCAGTGACTCCAGTATCAAAAAGAGATGTTCTTGATCTTCTTCAGGTTACCCTTAACTCGCAGAAACCTGTCTGCACAATATCAATGGGAAAGATCGGGAAGCATACGAGAGTAATTGCACCATTCTATGGTTCTGTTATGACATACGGATATGTGGGCACTCCCACAGCACCTGGTCAGATGCGCATTGATGAATTAAGATCCACAATGGAGCTGATACTGTAA
- a CDS encoding 3-dehydroquinate synthase II gives MNNKEVWIKADDDRWETRKSRITTGLESGVDCVLVDSRDVDKVRELGDIRIAAFGSDTKENGDIVVIGKNSEGDGTRPLPADFSGSLDISNAARLREKGVKVAGYVIIRDKKYEMFAAELGEVCDYIIVIGTDWKVIPLENLIAGLHEKNVSIISGVKDWEEAKLAFETMEHGADGVLLDTDNPDQIKNTVSVAEKISAGKLNLKPALIRRVEPVGMGDRVCVDTCNLMKPGEGMLVGSQSEGLFLIQSESEESPYVASRPFRVNAGAVHAYVRIGDRTRYLSEIEGGDKVTIVDHEGNLREGVVGRVKIEKRPLMLVEAEVDEKVIKTIIQNAETIKLVGKDGRSISVAELKKGDEVMVYVEDSGRHFGMKIEESIIEK, from the coding sequence ATGAATAATAAAGAAGTGTGGATAAAAGCCGATGATGACAGATGGGAGACCCGTAAGTCCAGAATAACAACTGGTCTGGAATCGGGTGTTGACTGTGTACTTGTTGATTCACGGGATGTGGATAAGGTCAGGGAACTTGGAGATATCAGAATCGCAGCTTTTGGGAGTGATACAAAGGAGAATGGCGATATTGTGGTGATTGGAAAAAACAGTGAAGGCGACGGAACAAGACCCCTTCCAGCGGATTTTTCCGGTTCACTTGATATAAGTAATGCCGCCAGACTCAGGGAGAAAGGAGTAAAAGTTGCAGGGTATGTGATCATTCGGGATAAGAAGTATGAAATGTTTGCAGCCGAACTGGGAGAGGTATGTGATTATATAATAGTCATAGGAACTGACTGGAAAGTAATTCCCCTTGAGAACCTGATAGCAGGTCTGCATGAGAAAAATGTTTCAATAATATCAGGCGTTAAGGATTGGGAAGAGGCAAAGCTTGCTTTTGAGACCATGGAGCATGGTGCCGATGGGGTCTTGCTGGACACTGACAACCCTGATCAGATAAAAAATACAGTATCAGTCGCAGAAAAGATAAGTGCCGGCAAATTGAACCTGAAACCGGCACTGATTAGAAGAGTGGAACCTGTGGGAATGGGAGACAGAGTATGTGTGGATACCTGCAATCTGATGAAACCTGGTGAAGGAATGCTTGTCGGATCCCAGTCAGAGGGACTGTTCCTTATTCAATCTGAATCTGAAGAAAGCCCCTATGTAGCTTCAAGGCCTTTCAGGGTAAATGCAGGTGCAGTACATGCCTATGTGAGAATTGGAGATAGGACAAGATATCTTTCAGAGATTGAAGGTGGAGATAAGGTAACAATTGTGGATCATGAAGGAAATCTTAGAGAAGGTGTTGTTGGCCGGGTGAAGATAGAGAAGCGTCCTTTGATGCTTGTAGAAGCAGAGGTTGATGAAAAGGTTATAAAAACTATAATTCAGAATGCAGAGACGATCAAACTTGTGGGTAAGGATGGAAGGTCCATCTCAGTTGCTGAACTTAAGAAAGGGGATGAAGTGATGGTATACGTGGAAGATTCTGGCAGGCATTTTGGAATGAAGATTGAGGAATCGATAATTGAAAAATGA